In Anaerolineales bacterium, the following proteins share a genomic window:
- a CDS encoding DUF3341 domain-containing protein, translating into MSDATLLAVFEDIDPAAEAIAKLHEMGVTDENINVISGVPIAHKMLGRPHPWTNVSKLSLGGAIAGFLFGLFLNFGTPYLYTVHVGGQYVTPIPPGIIITFEMTMLFALLATFLGVFLDSYFPNYRPMEYVSEVSDGKIAVFFRCAQDEAKKLTDALTKLGAESVKPAEARQL; encoded by the coding sequence ATGTCTGATGCAACCCTTTTAGCAGTCTTCGAAGATATTGACCCAGCCGCGGAAGCCATCGCGAAATTGCACGAGATGGGCGTCACGGACGAAAACATCAATGTGATCTCCGGCGTGCCGATCGCGCACAAAATGCTTGGGCGTCCGCACCCATGGACGAACGTTTCCAAATTATCGCTGGGCGGCGCAATCGCCGGTTTCCTTTTTGGGCTATTCCTAAACTTTGGAACGCCCTATTTATACACCGTGCATGTCGGCGGACAGTATGTTACGCCGATCCCGCCCGGCATCATTATCACGTTCGAAATGACGATGCTCTTTGCGCTGCTCGCCACCTTCCTCGGCGTTTTCCTCGATAGTTACTTTCCGAATTACCGCCCGATGGAATACGTGAGCGAAGTCAGCGACGGGAAGATCGCAGTGTTCTTCCGGTGCGCGCAGGACGAAGCGAAGAAACTTACAGATGCGCTGACCAAATTAGGCGCCGAATCTGTCAAACCCGCGGAGGCGCGGCAATTATGA
- a CDS encoding alpha/beta fold hydrolase yields MKEQPSSYLTRLAFPLLNMLACMMLGTLTGIYVGAPLAGLIWGTFAGLAAGIIFEWAFSRHAAFYRWRIYACIALEIPLVFFVIGPYAFILSQTKPDPHPICCETPLDYGAAGYETLHIETGNGITLAGWYVPPEKTPNTVIILLHGAGGDRRGTAWHARQLIGAGYGVFLYDQRALGESTGTMTTLGWKDGSDLLAVTEFLAQRPEVDAERIGVVGLSLGGHIALNAAHLDPGRFAALWLDGVQAQQISDYPAAENVGEDFATFLQTIILKMAETRIGQKPPPPFIEILPAISDTPTMIVIAGQDDFERRVYERYIGVAGASVEFWLIENAQHNGGPALDPDGYRRRMLKFFQDALT; encoded by the coding sequence ATGAAAGAACAACCCTCTTCTTACCTGACCCGCCTTGCCTTCCCGCTGTTGAATATGCTGGCGTGCATGATGCTGGGAACGCTGACCGGGATCTACGTCGGCGCGCCTCTGGCAGGATTGATCTGGGGCACGTTTGCAGGGTTGGCGGCGGGCATCATCTTTGAGTGGGCGTTCTCACGCCACGCCGCGTTTTACCGCTGGCGAATCTATGCCTGCATCGCGCTGGAAATCCCACTCGTATTTTTTGTCATTGGACCCTATGCCTTCATTCTTTCCCAGACAAAGCCCGATCCGCATCCCATCTGTTGTGAAACGCCGCTAGACTACGGCGCAGCCGGATATGAAACGCTTCACATCGAGACGGGGAACGGAATCACCCTCGCAGGCTGGTACGTACCTCCTGAAAAGACCCCGAACACGGTAATCATCCTGCTGCACGGCGCGGGTGGAGATAGGCGGGGAACGGCATGGCACGCCCGGCAACTCATCGGCGCAGGATACGGAGTTTTTCTCTACGACCAACGCGCTCTGGGCGAATCCACCGGCACGATGACCACCCTCGGTTGGAAAGACGGAAGCGATTTATTGGCGGTTACAGAATTTCTTGCCCAACGCCCGGAGGTGGATGCCGAACGAATCGGCGTGGTGGGTCTATCGCTGGGTGGACATATCGCTCTCAATGCTGCCCATCTCGACCCCGGTCGGTTTGCCGCCCTCTGGCTGGATGGCGTCCAGGCGCAGCAAATTAGCGATTACCCCGCCGCTGAAAACGTTGGCGAGGATTTCGCAACCTTTCTGCAAACCATCATCCTAAAAATGGCTGAAACCCGAATTGGACAAAAACCTCCTCCTCCTTTCATCGAAATCCTGCCCGCAATCAGCGACACCCCAACCATGATCGTGATAGCGGGACAGGACGATTTTGAACGCCGTGTCTATGAACGATACATCGGTGTAGCTGGCGCAAGCGTGGAATTCTGGCTGATCGAGAACGCGCAGCACAACGGCGGACCCGCCCTCGATCCTGATGGATACCGCCGCCGTATGTTGAAGTTCTTTCAAGATGCGCTGACCTGA
- a CDS encoding rod shape-determining protein yields MFSKDLGIDLGTMFTRLADTTQVLVQQPTIVAIEADEQKMVAVGQEALDMYGRVPESIEVARPLKNGVIADYEITETLLSYLIRQVSGSMRLIRPRVMISVPYGVTSVERRAVYEAVLEAGSREAYLIQQPLAAAIGVDLPIGSPSGNMVICLGGGCVEAAVMAMYGIVSAETLRSGGLDFDEAIINYVRRKYGVVIGQVTAEQLKTKIGAAVPQDTENSMEVQGQDQVTGLPRPVTLTTGEIVEALQDPLKSVIETGRRVLEKTPPELVADIIDRGVALCGGGALLRGVDKLLTKSLGIPAYLVDNPLTCVVEGAVKALPMYNILKRSLPQV; encoded by the coding sequence ATGTTTTCAAAGGACCTGGGCATTGATCTGGGTACCATGTTCACCCGCCTTGCGGATACAACTCAGGTTCTTGTGCAACAGCCCACGATCGTGGCTATCGAAGCCGACGAGCAGAAGATGGTTGCTGTGGGGCAGGAAGCGTTGGATATGTATGGACGCGTGCCTGAAAGCATCGAAGTGGCGCGCCCCTTGAAGAACGGAGTTATTGCAGATTACGAGATCACGGAGACTCTTCTATCGTATTTGATCCGGCAGGTGAGCGGAAGTATGCGCCTCATCCGCCCACGCGTCATGATCTCCGTCCCCTACGGAGTCACCAGCGTCGAGCGGCGCGCAGTGTACGAAGCCGTCTTGGAAGCGGGAAGTCGCGAAGCGTATTTGATCCAACAGCCGCTCGCCGCCGCTATCGGTGTGGATTTGCCCATCGGTTCTCCCTCAGGGAATATGGTCATCTGCCTAGGCGGCGGATGCGTGGAAGCGGCAGTGATGGCGATGTATGGCATTGTTTCCGCAGAGACGTTGCGTTCCGGCGGTTTGGATTTCGACGAAGCCATCATTAATTATGTCCGTCGAAAATACGGCGTGGTGATCGGTCAGGTCACCGCCGAGCAATTGAAGACCAAGATCGGCGCGGCGGTTCCGCAGGATACCGAAAACAGCATGGAAGTGCAAGGACAAGACCAAGTGACTGGCTTGCCGCGCCCGGTCACATTGACTACAGGCGAGATCGTTGAGGCTTTGCAAGACCCGCTTAAATCGGTGATCGAGACCGGTCGCCGCGTACTGGAAAAAACTCCGCCCGAACTCGTCGCCGATATCATTGACCGCGGCGTTGCGCTTTGCGGCGGCGGCGCGCTCTTACGCGGCGTGGACAAATTACTCACTAAATCGCTGGGCATCCCCGCCTATCTCGTTGATAATCCGCTGACGTGTGTTGTCGAAGGCGCGGTGAAGGCTCTGCCGATGTACAACATCCTCAAGCGGTCTCTTCCGCAGGTGTGA
- a CDS encoding response regulator transcription factor, producing MKKPIRVLICDDQAVVCEGLKAILSTIKDIEVVGMANHGEQAIESIEQDQPDLVLMDLKMPVMNGIQATLHITRAYPTVRVLVLTTYDGDEWIFDAIRAGAHGYLLKNTPREGLVKAIEDTMLGKTHIDASVAGKLFSHVKGKSAEFDSSLLDGLNARERDVLGLIGKGRSNSEIAELLHLSEGTVKNLVSRILSKLQVDDRTQAALLAVRSGLAEE from the coding sequence ATGAAAAAGCCGATCCGCGTTTTGATTTGCGACGATCAAGCGGTTGTTTGTGAGGGGCTTAAAGCCATCCTGAGTACGATTAAAGATATTGAGGTTGTCGGGATGGCGAATCACGGTGAGCAGGCAATTGAGTCTATCGAGCAAGATCAGCCTGATCTAGTTCTGATGGATTTAAAAATGCCCGTGATGAACGGCATTCAGGCGACCCTGCACATCACAAGAGCATATCCGACTGTGAGGGTGTTGGTATTGACCACCTACGATGGAGATGAGTGGATCTTCGATGCCATTCGCGCGGGCGCACATGGATACTTGCTTAAAAACACACCCCGGGAGGGATTAGTTAAAGCCATAGAAGACACGATGCTTGGCAAGACGCACATTGATGCCAGTGTAGCAGGAAAATTGTTTTCACATGTCAAGGGAAAAAGCGCAGAATTCGACAGTTCCTTGTTGGATGGATTGAATGCTCGTGAGCGGGATGTTCTGGGGTTGATCGGTAAGGGCAGAAGCAACTCTGAAATTGCCGAGCTTCTTCATCTTTCGGAGGGGACGGTGAAGAATCTGGTCAGTCGCATTCTTTCAAAGTTACAAGTGGATGATCGCACGCAAGCGGCATTGCTGGCGGTCCGCAGTGGGCTTGCGGAGGAATAG
- a CDS encoding Crp/Fnr family transcriptional regulator, with protein sequence MKLNPADLRRVSVFNDATDNDLELFAEKGTLRTMEEGEFFFFQGDPASHMYVLVSGRAKLVQSSPTGQQVILRTINEWQTFGALGVVRPNATYPVTAQALIASAALAIESELMKAMLPTRPYLNLGLMQIMTNHITEMQERFREMATERVERRIARTVLRLASQIGKRVAEDKPFVELPLSRQEIAEAAGASIFTVSRALAEWERQGVIEAGRERVVIKNPHKLLQISEGAEE encoded by the coding sequence ATGAAATTAAACCCGGCAGATTTGCGCCGCGTCAGTGTATTCAACGATGCCACCGATAACGACTTGGAGCTCTTCGCTGAAAAAGGCACGCTACGAACGATGGAGGAGGGCGAGTTCTTCTTTTTTCAGGGCGACCCTGCCAGTCATATGTATGTTTTAGTCAGCGGCAGGGCAAAATTAGTGCAATCGAGTCCCACCGGTCAACAAGTCATTTTGCGGACGATCAACGAATGGCAGACCTTCGGCGCATTGGGAGTCGTCCGCCCGAATGCGACATATCCTGTAACAGCACAGGCGCTCATCGCCAGCGCCGCGCTCGCCATCGAAAGCGAACTGATGAAAGCGATGCTGCCTACGCGCCCCTATTTGAATTTGGGCTTGATGCAGATAATGACCAACCACATCACGGAAATGCAGGAGCGTTTCCGCGAGATGGCTACCGAACGGGTGGAACGCCGCATTGCCCGGACCGTTCTCCGGTTGGCGTCCCAAATTGGCAAGCGCGTTGCCGAGGATAAACCTTTTGTGGAACTTCCGCTCTCACGCCAAGAGATCGCCGAAGCCGCGGGCGCCTCGATTTTTACCGTCAGCCGGGCGCTGGCAGAGTGGGAAAGACAAGGGGTTATCGAGGCGGGACGCGAGCGCGTCGTGATCAAAAACCCACATAAGTTATTGCAAATTTCAGAGGGCGCTGAGGAATAA
- a CDS encoding c-type cytochrome domain-containing protein: MKKILIALLLIGLVSACGTQATEAPASSTGEPASPTDALPAADTAVPPSEAPSPTVVIPTTPPTEASAQTATISFVNDVLPILESRCLNCHGGKETKEGLDVSTYESIMAGSENGSVITPGDADNSLFAEQVVSQEMPKRGPKLTPPQVQIIVDWINQGALNN; the protein is encoded by the coding sequence ATGAAGAAGATATTGATTGCGCTACTCTTGATCGGATTAGTATCCGCCTGCGGGACTCAGGCGACGGAAGCCCCCGCTTCATCCACGGGTGAGCCTGCATCCCCCACGGACGCGCTTCCCGCCGCCGATACAGCCGTCCCGCCGAGTGAAGCGCCGAGTCCCACGGTGGTCATCCCGACCACGCCGCCCACAGAGGCATCCGCCCAGACCGCTACGATCAGTTTTGTCAATGATGTGCTTCCGATCTTGGAAAGCCGTTGTCTCAACTGTCACGGCGGCAAAGAGACCAAGGAGGGTTTGGATGTTTCGACGTACGAAAGTATCATGGCTGGCTCGGAAAACGGATCAGTGATCACGCCCGGTGACGCGGATAACAGCCTGTTTGCCGAGCAAGTGGTCTCTCAAGAGATGCCCAAGCGCGGACCAAAATTGACTCCGCCTCAGGTGCAGATCATCGTAGATTGGATCAATCAAGGCGCGTTGAACAACTGA
- a CDS encoding cytochrome c produces the protein MRLLKQLFWVFLTLGILFGIIELFMFDVIKIDWVSFMEIQPSYRPMEDPLPPPSRSVPIEGAIAIPGMGAPENPTVADADSLTRGAELYAINCQMCHGITGEGNGSVAPFLIQFKPANLTTEVTQSQSDGSIFLTISNGVDGRMPALNENLTVSERWDVVNFIRTLKKAAE, from the coding sequence ATGAGACTTTTGAAACAACTATTTTGGGTTTTTCTCACCCTCGGTATCCTCTTTGGGATCATCGAACTCTTCATGTTCGACGTGATCAAAATTGACTGGGTGAGTTTTATGGAAATCCAACCATCCTACCGCCCGATGGAAGACCCGCTTCCTCCCCCCAGTCGGTCTGTTCCAATTGAGGGTGCGATTGCCATCCCCGGCATGGGCGCGCCGGAAAATCCCACCGTAGCCGATGCCGACTCGCTCACGCGCGGCGCGGAACTGTACGCGATCAACTGCCAAATGTGTCACGGCATCACCGGCGAAGGGAACGGGTCTGTGGCTCCATTCCTCATACAATTCAAGCCCGCGAACCTCACCACCGAAGTGACGCAGTCTCAAAGCGACGGCTCGATCTTTCTCACTATCTCCAACGGAGTGGACGGTCGTATGCCGGCGCTGAACGAGAACCTCACCGTCTCTGAACGATGGGATGTGGTGAACTTTATCCGTACCTTGAAAAAAGCGGCAGAATAG
- a CDS encoding sensor histidine kinase, translated as MNMPTVVPPFALEPGLLKTFRAFVIIRFFLTILSHGLRLGIGASNAFAVSILFILGETAFLLIYLFSDRAAMILGKRYLPVGLALLTSFPILEILVRNQGIILRGSAGEAQIPVMTLLVVVILIAWQYSLLAMLTYCVLSGAILFTLSLQVIQPGQTPVSFALYTAFSTVIFLAIVGFVVNRLVATQRQMRAELKGQAEIREQLAAARERNRLAGELHDVLAHSFSALAVELEAVRSLWFENRNRAHEMLNSALNTANSGLDEARRAVRGMRAEPLETFGLAIAVHQLATDASHRGNLILERKYSGDFNSLSGEVEQCVYRVAQEAVANILQHATASRMEVTLQRKDGSVLLEIIDDGVGFQSARPINSGFGLQGMQTRARQLGGMCQIESRPNHGTTVRLQLPIGVK; from the coding sequence ATGAACATGCCGACCGTCGTTCCGCCATTTGCCCTCGAGCCTGGTTTGCTGAAGACGTTCAGGGCTTTTGTGATCATTCGATTCTTTTTGACTATCCTATCGCATGGTTTGCGGCTTGGCATCGGCGCGTCTAATGCTTTCGCGGTTTCGATTTTGTTCATCCTGGGCGAGACGGCTTTTCTGTTGATCTATTTGTTTTCAGATCGGGCGGCGATGATTTTGGGGAAACGTTACCTGCCGGTGGGTCTGGCTTTGCTCACTTCATTTCCGATCCTCGAAATACTGGTTCGCAACCAGGGGATTATTTTGCGCGGAAGCGCTGGTGAGGCGCAAATTCCTGTCATGACCCTTTTGGTGGTTGTGATACTGATTGCATGGCAGTATTCATTATTGGCTATGCTGACGTATTGCGTATTGAGCGGGGCGATCCTGTTCACCTTGAGTCTGCAAGTCATTCAGCCCGGACAGACGCCTGTGAGTTTTGCCCTGTACACTGCATTTTCGACCGTTATTTTTCTCGCTATCGTTGGCTTTGTGGTGAACCGTCTTGTGGCAACCCAGAGACAAATGCGCGCCGAACTCAAGGGGCAAGCCGAGATTCGGGAACAACTCGCGGCCGCAAGGGAAAGAAACCGTCTTGCAGGCGAATTACATGATGTGCTTGCTCATTCGTTCAGCGCCCTGGCGGTTGAACTGGAAGCGGTGCGAAGCCTGTGGTTTGAAAACAGGAACCGCGCCCATGAGATGCTCAATAGCGCGCTGAATACCGCCAACAGCGGGTTGGACGAAGCCCGCCGCGCTGTGCGGGGGATGCGCGCCGAGCCGCTGGAGACATTTGGCTTGGCGATTGCAGTTCATCAACTGGCGACGGATGCATCGCATCGCGGAAATTTGATCCTTGAAAGAAAGTACTCAGGGGATTTTAACAGCCTGTCTGGGGAGGTCGAACAATGCGTTTATCGAGTAGCGCAGGAGGCGGTCGCAAACATTTTACAACACGCCACCGCCAGCAGAATGGAAGTCACGTTGCAAAGAAAGGATGGTTCGGTTTTGCTGGAAATAATAGACGATGGCGTTGGTTTTCAGTCCGCGCGACCGATTAACAGCGGGTTTGGTTTGCAGGGAATGCAAACGCGTGCCCGTCAACTTGGCGGAATGTGCCAGATCGAATCCAGACCAAATCATGGAACAACGGTCCGCCTGCAATTGCCCATTGGTGTCAAATGA
- a CDS encoding CPBP family intramembrane metalloprotease: protein MAADRRNRLQTLLTHDRRIVLLEILFFLALILLGIPPSTTIYLLLLGWLSLRLRDASWRDLGLRRPERWGKTLLLGVGGGLLYFALSTWGIEPLIQKIFDKQSDLSLFDSMVGNLAMLLVWLVAAWTLAAFGEEMLYRGYIQNRVEGLFGNASFKFFAGALTNALLFGLAHAYQGWTGAATSVVFGFVLSTIYHLNGRNLWACILFHGIFDTPGLIFIYLGLHL from the coding sequence ATGGCCGCTGACCGTCGCAATCGTTTGCAAACTCTGTTGACTCATGATCGCAGGATCGTCCTCCTGGAAATCCTGTTCTTCCTCGCGCTGATTCTGCTCGGCATTCCGCCCAGCACAACGATTTACCTCCTGCTGCTGGGATGGCTGTCACTGCGGTTGCGAGACGCCTCATGGCGGGACCTCGGTCTGCGCCGCCCAGAACGATGGGGGAAGACCCTCCTCCTCGGCGTCGGCGGCGGACTGCTTTACTTTGCCTTGTCCACCTGGGGAATCGAGCCGCTGATTCAAAAAATATTCGACAAGCAATCCGATCTATCACTCTTTGATTCGATGGTCGGCAATCTTGCCATGCTGCTCGTCTGGCTTGTCGCCGCCTGGACGCTGGCGGCTTTTGGCGAAGAAATGCTTTATCGCGGCTACATTCAAAACCGCGTCGAAGGGCTTTTTGGAAACGCATCCTTCAAATTTTTTGCAGGCGCGTTGACAAACGCGCTGCTATTCGGTCTCGCCCACGCTTATCAGGGATGGACAGGCGCGGCAACATCCGTTGTCTTCGGGTTTGTATTGTCAACGATCTATCATCTGAACGGGCGCAATCTTTGGGCGTGCATCCTTTTTCACGGCATCTTCGATACGCCCGGTTTGATCTTCATTTATCTGGGACTACATCTATGA
- the nirK gene encoding copper-containing nitrite reductase, which translates to MKNSFKFFSLLIVLAFLISACGTEKSKPTAVAAEAVNSGGGGKLVEYTLKTALIDGGMAYLGVGGDIDGVKNPTLSASVGDTVKITLISGNGIEHDIAFPDFNAQSEHVIEEGSQTSFEFTVDKPGNFTYVCTIPGHKEAGMSGRFEVTGNLASGSDSTTAPMDMSNHSASNASGPVVVNNPLETGADIVRDPTEIPAPITRREPETVRIDLETIEIEGQLADGTTYKYWTFNGKVPGPFYRVRVGDTIEVHLKNLTNSTMAHSVDFHAVTGPGGGAVMTQTPPGQETSFTAKAIRPGLFVYHCATPMVAQHIANGMYGLILVEPEEGLPPVDREFYVMQGEVYTNEAFGSTGLLTENIQALLDENPEYLVFNGAVGGLTEQKPLTANVGETVRIFFGVGGPNFTSSFHVIGEIFDRVYDQASLTSPPLTNVQTVSVPPGGATMVEFGLEVPGNYLLVDHALSRMQRGLSGYLIVEGPENPEIINGTITPGSGH; encoded by the coding sequence ATGAAAAACTCGTTCAAATTTTTTAGCCTGCTGATCGTCCTCGCGTTTTTGATCTCCGCCTGTGGAACGGAAAAGAGCAAACCGACTGCAGTGGCGGCGGAGGCGGTCAACAGCGGTGGCGGCGGCAAACTGGTGGAATATACGCTCAAAACCGCGCTGATTGACGGCGGAATGGCTTATCTCGGCGTCGGCGGCGATATAGACGGCGTGAAAAACCCGACGCTTAGCGCATCCGTCGGCGACACGGTGAAGATCACCCTGATCAGTGGAAACGGCATCGAACACGATATCGCTTTCCCGGATTTCAACGCTCAGTCCGAGCATGTTATCGAGGAGGGCTCGCAAACCTCGTTCGAATTCACCGTGGACAAACCAGGCAATTTCACGTACGTTTGCACGATTCCCGGACACAAAGAAGCTGGTATGAGCGGAAGGTTCGAAGTCACCGGCAACCTCGCTAGCGGCTCCGATTCAACCACCGCACCCATGGATATGAGCAATCATTCAGCGTCTAACGCGAGCGGACCGGTTGTTGTCAACAATCCTTTGGAAACTGGCGCCGATATTGTGCGCGACCCCACTGAAATCCCCGCTCCGATCACCCGGCGCGAACCGGAAACCGTGCGGATTGATCTGGAAACCATCGAGATCGAAGGTCAATTGGCAGACGGCACAACCTACAAATATTGGACGTTCAACGGTAAGGTGCCGGGTCCGTTCTACCGAGTCCGCGTGGGCGATACTATCGAAGTTCACTTGAAGAATCTAACCAACAGCACAATGGCGCACTCCGTAGATTTCCACGCAGTGACGGGACCGGGCGGCGGCGCTGTGATGACCCAAACCCCTCCCGGGCAAGAAACAAGCTTTACCGCGAAGGCGATCCGACCGGGTTTGTTCGTTTACCACTGCGCCACCCCTATGGTCGCCCAGCACATTGCCAACGGCATGTATGGCTTGATCCTTGTGGAACCTGAGGAGGGACTTCCTCCAGTAGACCGTGAGTTTTATGTGATGCAAGGCGAGGTGTATACCAATGAAGCCTTTGGTTCAACTGGGCTACTAACGGAAAATATTCAGGCTCTTCTCGACGAGAATCCTGAATACCTTGTATTCAACGGAGCAGTGGGAGGCTTGACCGAACAGAAGCCGCTTACAGCGAACGTCGGCGAAACGGTGCGGATCTTCTTCGGCGTGGGTGGACCAAACTTTACATCGTCCTTCCATGTGATCGGCGAGATATTCGATCGAGTGTACGATCAGGCGTCGCTGACCTCTCCCCCGCTAACCAATGTTCAGACCGTGTCTGTTCCGCCCGGCGGCGCAACCATGGTCGAATTCGGACTAGAAGTACCGGGTAACTATCTTCTGGTTGATCATGCGTTATCACGCATGCAACGCGGATTGTCAGGATATTTGATAGTGGAAGGTCCTGAAAACCCAGAGATCATCAACGGCACGATCACACCTGGAAGCGGTCACTAG